The DNA region accatgctagcAAGCTGTAGTcctgtgattctgcccctatctgccacatggaagcaacctaatcCCCAAGGCTAACCAAGTGACTCGAGCAactagtaccaaagaaaaacacagtgtctgttgtttggacgtgctgtgtttcactacaattaagacgacactgagcaaaaataagtcaaatgtaaacactaagaaaaaaatgagaggaACAAGCTACCAGCAAcattacagtacaagcctcaccactgaactatgagggtcaaaaataccaaaacaaaatgatcgttcattaatcgtaattgtggtaaaatgttcaattaattgcaattgtgttaaattttaaattcattgtgatatttatttgcgctcatatcgcccagcactaatgTTGACATAATTGTATGAACTGGATACCTTCTAGAGTGTCTCCAAATTGGTGCTTTCTACCGCTGCTACTCTGCTATACTGCTGACCGAGTGTGGCTTTTATCCACACTGCTACTTTCTTGTACACGCTGGCCCAGTGTGGCTGCTATCTCGGCTGTATACAGACAGAGTGGGTCTGCCTTTCCCACTGTTACTCTGCTTTGCGCGCTGAAGGCTGATACTCTATTAAACACGCGGACGTAATCAATTCAGGCTTGTTCAGTATTGTTTACTAATGACTCCAAATCTTTAGCCCACCTGTCTATCAACTCAGAGAGGAGGCATGGCTCTGGTAGCCTTGTGATTGTTCAGGGTAATGgtgacataagcattacccacttTCAGGACTGCCTGTTCAACATTGAAGGAGAGCAGTACTGGTCACTTTTGAGGAGGATTtatcatatttttgttttgtgtttttttttctatttaaactttgctaaaggtttcacataacacccaagttttgcttaataaaaaaaaccccacaaagtttcaaaatgggttcccaggggTTTTAAAATCTTAATTTCACATTAATCTGATTAAACTGTAAAGCAAGAACTTGTCCAATCAGACCAGCAAGTGCCATGCATACTGTGAGAGGTGAGAAAAGCAGCTTGCACAGATGCCATTGGCAAGTTCAATGCATATTTCATATAATGTGAATGAACATTAAGAGTAATAAGCTGGCAATAATGTAATTGTTCATGAAAAGAATGCAATACAAAGAAGTTCTAAATTGAAGTTGACTTTTTATTCACCAGCTGCTACCATCAGCAATCTACCACTCAGTGCTGATTAGACAAATCAAACTCACCCTGACTGGACCAGTTCTAGTTTTACTATAGTTCAGTTAGTTTGCTCTCCAATTAGGATTATAAATCCATATGTTTCCATTTTTCATAGCCACAGATAATCAAGTCAGTCTTACATTTTGAGGACTTTCAAGCTGTTAACAAAGAACAGGGGATGAATTGAATTCCACCCTGGCCACTGTACTATGGGATTGATGAAATTCCTTGGCATTAACtagcctttatttatttgtttgtttgtttcaagaCTATGGCTCCACCTCTCAGTGCTCAGCCTGCATCCAAGCAAACCAAGAGTGAAATTACTAAGACTGAAGCTTCGAAGACAATAACAGCAGCACTCAAGACTGCATCAAAATCTGTCAAGTAATTTGCTTTGGCTTCTATTACTTGAATATTGACTTGAAGTTTTTGGTGTGTGACTAAATGTGACTGGGTTTATCTCTGTGTATTGTCTTTCAGACCTCCTCCAGGGCGTTCCTTTGGAGTAATTTCATTTATTGGTGTAAGCaactttatatttataatttaaaagacaatcattttttaaatattctattTTAAACTTTCATTTAACCAGGCAAGTCATTAATTCTTATTTACAATTGCAGCCTGTCAGACAGTAAGGGCTACTTGAGGAAAAGAGGGGATAAATAGGATAtgtataaaagaaaacaaaaacagataaaGCATAAAATATTTGCTATATGCTATTAGATGTAGAGctgtataaataaactaattttaCAATGGAAAacttaaaacttttatttttaattaccaCTACAAAATGATTTGTTATAGTTAATTACTCATTTgtcaaattattttattgattctgtgttatttacatattaattgcttattgttattattattttttgtcctTTTCGGTTTAGAACAACTATGGGTTCATTGAACGAGAGGATCTGAAAAagttctctttttcttttgatGCTTATTTTGGAAGCCGGACCCATTTAGTCCCAGGTGTTAAAGTACATTTTACAGCAATCAAAGAACTGGTAAGTGCATTCTATCCATTTGAGATTAGTAAAGTAAAATTGTAAATGCGTTCTAAGCaattaaaaaattttttttgatGATTGTAGGGGAAAGAATGTGCTGCTGATGTGAAAGTGGCCCCGGGAGGGACAGATGAAGTTGAAGAAACAATCTACGAAGGTGTGGTCATCACGCCTCTTCCAGAAGTGAGTACAAGATTACCATAGTGCTACCATAGTGTATTTCACGTGTAGGGATATGGCATGTTATTAAATTCCAAATGTGAAATGTTCTACTTCCTGTCCAAAGGCTTCCTGCCATGCAGTCAAAGAATTTTATTATTGGTTTTACTGTAATTGTATTGACATATTTGTTAATTGGGACAAGCAACAGTTTGTATTTGGGAGAGGTGAATGTcagtattatttttgtattaattaatagttattataaaaatattgtgaatgcgattctgtttaaaaactgcAACTTTTTGTTAAagaattttaataaacaaatgttaatGACTACAATTTGGAggtacagtgccttgcgaaatattcggcccccttgaacttttcaaacttttgccacatttcaggcatcgaacataaagatataaaattttaatttttttgtgacgagtcaacaagtgggacaccatcgtgaagtggaatgaaatttattggatgtgtaacaaataaaaaactgaaaagtgggacgtgcaatattattcggtccctttaaacatcccaaggagcactgtgcaagcaatcatattgaaatggaaggagtatcagaccactgcaaatctaccaagacccggccgtccctctaaactttcatctcgaacaaggagaagactgatcagagatgaaGCAAAGAGGCtcatgatcactctggatgaactgcagagatctacagctgaggtgggaaagtctgtccataggacaacaatcagtcgtacactgcacaaatctggcctttatggaagagtggcaagaagaaagctatttctcaaagatatccataaaaagtgTCGTTTGAAGTTTGGCACAAGCCACCTCAGGGACACACCAatcatgtggaagaaggtgctctgttccgatgaaaccaaaatcgaaatgtttggccacaatgcaaaacgatatgtttggcgtaaaagcaacacagctcatcaccctgaactcaccatccccactgtcaaacatggtggtggcagcatcatggtttgggcctgcttttcatCAACAGGcacagggaagatggtcaaaattgatgggaagatggatggggccatatacaggaccattctggaagaaaacctgttggagtctgcaagagacctgagactgggacagagatttatcttccaacaagacaatgatccaaaacataaagccaaatctacaatggagTGGTTCCCAAATAAACGTACccaggtgttggaatggccaagtcaaagttcaggcctgaatccaatcgagaatctgtggaaagagctgaagactgctgttcacaaacgctctccatccaacctcactgagccCGAGCTGTTTTacaaggaagaatgggcaagcatttcagtctctcgatgtgcaaaactgatagaaACACACCCCAAGCGACTTGCAGCtctaattgcagcaaaaggtggcactacaaagtattaacgcaaggggaccaataaatttcattccacttcacgattgtgtcccacttgttgattcttcagaaaaaattaaaattttatatctttatgtttgaagcctgaaatgtggcaaaaggttgaaaagttcaagggggccgaatactttcgtAAGGCACTGTATTCCTGAAGTGATTAAAAATACCTGCTTCTTTTCTCCTTCAGACATATGTACCGGAAAGTCATCCTGGGTGTATCAGAACCATTCTCTCTACTGACCCTGTTAAACTGCCTTTTGGAAAGTCAGACACAAAAGCTACCCTTCTGTTATTTGACAGAGTGAAATTTCAGCTACTCACAGATATTATTACAAAAGATACTAGGGCCACAAACATCACACCACAGATACCAGAAACATTTCTGCTCACAAAGGAAATCAGAGAAAAGGTAAGACAGATGATAGaacacaaaatgtaaaaaatagtcCTGTTGTCCTATTAGGGAAAACTCCAGGGTTTTCTGTGTAATgcgttaaatataaacaatcatTAAAAGCTGCTTGATGTGTAAAGGTGACACAAAGTAGTTTATAATGCCTTGATGGGAAACGGGGACTGTGATTTCCTGCATGGCAAATATAGCCAATTTATTGAGTGTCAAAAATGAGCTGTTATGTAAGGTTGGTAATTGTACAATAAATTCGAACCAATTCATTTAGTTGCAAACATGTCATACTTGTACTGCTTTGACATAAATATGTCAGGCATTAAGCAGTGTATGGCTTAGCATTTAAAGGCATTCAACACATAGGGCATTTCATGTGCATATCAGTGGAATTCCTTTTTTGTTTAACTGAGTCCATAATTAGAACATTTATTGTGGGTCCACATTTTGGGTTTTAAATTGCTTCAGTACTAACACATGGTTCGttttgattttgtgtgtgttcgaATTTCCCACAATATACAGGGTGTGATAATGAACAAATATACGTATACCTATTCTATAATGTCAAAGAAACATGAAAATGTCCCCGCCGATATTGGTGAGAATTTTTCAGAGGATGAACTGAATGTTATGGATGAGGTGGAGTTCACACCTATCACTGTGAGTCACCTCGTTTCTATTAACAATtggctttttattattattatcattcagctttcattttttaatgtagAAAATTATTCCTCCTATAGGTAAAAGACAAAGTGAAGGCTATCAGACTGAAGAAACTTCCAAAGGGCTCAGTGGTGTTTGATTcacagacaaaaaacaaaattgcAGAGGCAAAAAATACAGACTCCTCTGCAGGCAAAGACAAGGTTTGTCATAGACATTCTTGTACGGGGTTTGTTTGAGAGTTACAGTTACAGTCAGAACCATTAAATGGTTTTGAAGTATCCAGCATTCCCAAGATTAACCGTAATAAtgcaaaaaattttaaaactggtGTTAGAGGTCTGTGAATGTGACTATACTGCCTTTTCCTCGTAGTGGAAACCAGTGACTTCAGGGGTCGTTTCTGAAGATATAAGTGTTAACGAGGAGGTGAGCAGTGAGAAGTATCAGGGAACCATCTTACAAGTCATCCCAAAGAATTTCCAAAAGGAGGGAAATAAGGTACCATATTTTGCACAGATAACCTTAAAAAGAAAGATTAGTCTTTGTGTGGAAAATTATGTGGAAAGGAGACCATTATTTAACCTTCATCAAACTTTCCAGTTGTCACTCTGAATGGGCAGGTAGTGTTCTAATGGAATCTTCATCTGACAGACCAATGGCTATATAAACTGTGGTTGAAATAACCAAGCTCATGGGCATCCAGATACTTTTGGATTTGTAGTGTATGTGCATTTAAGGGTATTGCCATATTCTATATATTgtgagtgttttttgttttttttttactttatttatatgtattaatttatGTGTGTACTTTTGcccaaatataacaaaaaataagataaatatgtttttcagtttttgcaCATTGACTTTCTCTCCAGTTTACTTGATGTCTTTTTGTCCATTTAGTTTTCCCTTAGTAGTTTGGCCGTGATGAAATCTTTTGACTTTTCAGGGATTAAAGGCAATGTAGAATTATTCGTCATTACTCTGAAGGCAGTTGCACACCGGTCGTGTTTTGTCTCGTATTGTTTTAAAGGGATATAAGCACACTGGTGCCAACAATGCTTATCAAAACTCTACGACTCCAAGCATTGTTCAGTTCCTCGGTGTGTTTCTTTTAAATCTTAGCAAAAAGAGCAATCAGAAAATCCGCATGGTCTTTTGGACTCTTCAGTGGCGGGGACACAGAAAAGCCTACCCTTTAGGTCAAGTGATATAATCACACAAGCCACCATGATGGTTGGCGACAAGGTCCTTTTCAACCTCTCCATCAACAAGGAAACCAAGGAACAGCGTGCTGTGAACATTGAGATCCAGCCAGACAGCCTTCTTACAGATTCTGCAGAGCAGCGCAAAACAGTGagtcttgtttttattattggttAATTAATACAGGTCGGAATGGAGCTTTATATTTTGTAGATTTCAGCAGAGAGATTTTCATCTACTGCACAGGTGTCCAAATCTGTCCTTACTGTAAAAAACTGCTCTTCTATATATAGTTTCATTTGTTGGGAAGCAACAAGAACATGCTGTTTGTTATACATGTACAGCACTAGCATACAATATCTCATAATAAAAAGAGCATTGTTTCATAGAGCATTGCATGATGGTctcactttttgtttttgtggtaGCTCAGTTAAACAGTTAAGCAGAATGATGTTATTAAGCATTGTTCAGTCACGATCCTGAAATGGATAggtggaaaagatgatgatgatgatgaagtatTATTTTGGACATAGTTGGTGAGCAAATCTAGCCACATGTAGTAAAACTTAAAACAGAAGCACTTTGATTGTGTTTCTAGGACACATCAGAGATCCTGCTCCTCTTTCAATGACTTATGCACAGGCTGCTTTCACCTTAAAGActaaaaaaagaatatatatatatatatatatatatatatatatatatatatatatatatatatatatataattattattattatttatttttttttacaaaaataaaagctgGCTATTTGGATGCAGTCTTTCTCGTCATcttttatgtacattttatgtTCCATTTTCTGTACCAGGGTGTAATTTTGAAGTTGGATGATAATTCTGGGTTAATAAAGACTCCGCAGGACCCAGAGCTGTTTTTTGACATGAGTGAGGTCATGGAAGCTACCAAGCTTACTGTGTCAGACAAGGTTGAGTTTACATTGTTTATGGTAAGTTTCCTGTAAGGAGTACCAGGATTTCCCTACACTGATGTACAGAATGAGTatgttttttataaaattccttTTTTATTTCAAGAATGGTGCTGAAGGGGATAAACGAGCTATAAGAATCAGAAGACTGACTGAGAGTGTGTTCACATCTGTGCCAAAATTAGAAGCCTTTGGGGACAAAGAGAAGGTgccatattatttttatttacataaactgTCTGCCACTTGTGATTACTGAGataacttatttttttattgttttggacTTTGCAGAAGAAAACGGCAATCAAATTGTTGAGTGATACAAAAGAAGAAATCAGGAATGAGGTCAAAAATGATGGTTCAGTAACTTCCAGGTGAGTGACTAACACACAGTTTGAATGTTAAATTAAGATATAGGAAGCAGTGtttttaacactttaaaattattatttatttatttttatatttatagtcaGTATTTTCCATGTGGCCAATTTACAGCCTGTTTTCAAGGCTATTGTAAACTGAGGTATTTaaatctgggtttttttttttataccagtGACATATAAGCTAAATAAGACATTTGGTAATCCTATTCTAAACTGCACTGGTTCTGGAGGCTCACTGCCCTTTTAGGTTGAGTTATCAAATATATTCTATCCAAAGACTGATGTCTTTAATTGATTTGTTTATGCTTTAGGCAACCAGAGAAAGGAAAAGATGAGACCTCCAAAGCTGATAAACCAACTAAAACACAAAAGCAAGACATTAAAGCTAAACAGGACAAAGGTAACAGTGATAGAGACCATAGCAGAAGCAGAGATAACAGCCGGCGCAGAAGTAGGAGCCACAGTCGGGATAGGAGCAGCAGCCACTACAGGAGGCATAGGAGCTCCAGCCGTGAGAGGAGTCACAGCAGATACAGGCGGAGCCGAAGTCGTAGCAAAGATCGgggacacagacacaaacatagTCGTAGCCGCAGTAGAAGCAGGGAAAGGAATAGTCGAAGTGTTAAGAAGAGAAGCCGCAGTCCAGACTACAAGGGTGACTACCGTAGTAGTAAGGAGCGCAGCAGTAAGAGACGTAGCAGAAGTCCTGATAAAAATGAAGGAAAATCTGCAGCTAGCTCTTCTGTTGTAGAGGATGAGTTAGCAAGGAAAAGGAGAGAGTTATTGGAGCTCAATGAATTGATAGCACGTAAAAGGGCCATCGTTGCTATGGAGCAAAACACAAAATCATTTAAGGATGTACTTGAAATGGACAGACAACAAGGGTTTGCCACATTTGATTATCAGCACAAAACATGTCAAGAGAACACGTGGATCCCTGACATGAAACCAGCAAAGTCCATTTTGAAGAAACACTCGGAACCGCCCCCTGATCCTAAACTGCAGGCATGTTTTCTCATACAATTAAATCATGTTCATTAGTCCATGCTTTTCAATTCAGCACCCTActaatattttctttgttactTTATTTAGGCAAGTAAGAAAAGTCCAGAACCTGCAGAATATCCAAAGAAGAATACTACGAACCCATATAGCTGTTCAGTGCCTGAATGGGCTAAGCAGAGTTCTGTGCCAGAGACTGAAGATCAAGAAATagcaaagaagaagaagcagttACAAGACCTGTGTGAATCTATAGCACGTAAAAGAGCAATTGTGGCTATGGAACAAAAAGCTAAAGCCATTTCTGATGAGCCCGAAGTAAAAAAGGAATATAATTTTGCTTCATGCTCCGATGGCTTGGACATTTCAACATCAGTTAAGAACAACTGGCGGCTTGACGTAAAACCTGAGCCTCAACCAAAGAAGTCTATTTTAAAGAAACGGTCAGAACCTCCCGCTAACAACCATCAGGTCTGTCTCACTTTACTGATAGTAATTTATATGCATTAAATTTTGATTAgtgccagaagaacaacattaGACTGTAGAATTCCCTCATTTAAccgctgtttatttttataacattaGGTAATTTAGAACAGTAGTTAAGTATTATCAACTGAAGACTGAATTAAAAggaattataaatgtattacattGTAATGCAATGTAAAGTGTCCATgaattttaatatattcagaCCAACTCTGCCACTGACCTTTCTAAGAATATCattttatgtattaaaatgtggttatttttagctacTTCATACTATAACAAAACTGTATTTCATCCTTCAAGTATATGCATTTATTCCTGTGATAAATTACTGGAGATTTtacttgcttttattttttatttatttgtccttGGCAAACAGATGAGTAAATTACTTTTATGTTCTTTTGCATGTTATTTGCACACAAAAGTTTTGGAAAGGAGATGCAATTTTGTGATTTATCTTTCTTTTTGTTCTACAGAGTGATATGTCTTCAGTTAATCCACGTAATTATGGTCatgatttattttcaatttGTAAACCCCCTCAAGATGATTTTCCAGCTTTCTCCAAACCTTCAGTGTCCTGTCCCCCAGTGGATGAAAAATCCACAAATCCATCAAATACGGTTGATATTTTTAAGAAACTGATTAATGACGTTTCTTCCACTTCATGCAGAAACGAGTCTTTACCTTTTACCAATCAACATGGTCCGCGATCATTTTCTCCGTTGTCAAATTCTGGTTCGTTTTACTGCCAAAAAAGTACTGCCAAAGTAGCGGAAAAAGACAGCTGCTTGTATGAAGACAGAACATCTGAATCACATTCTCGGAATCCCCTCTCTTCTTATCCAACTTTTGAGCAGTCCCCCAGCAGCAGCTGCTCTTCAGCTCAGCCTTCAAATTCAGAGCAGAAACGTAATCTTTCTACTCAAATGCAACGTTTTCTCAGTGCCCTCAACAAAGCTGACTCAAATTTGCTGTCCTCGTTGTTGCGAGAAGCCAGAAAAGATTCAGCTTCTTTGGGGAATCAGCAGAATCCACAACTTCAGACAAATAGAAAAGGGCTTGTAAAGGATGAATTGTATGATCCATtcaaagaaacagaaaatgatgAAGCTAAATTAATGGAAAGCAGAAAACGTAGGAATCCTATATTTGGCAAATTCGAAGACCACAGTGATGATGATCTTTTGCCACATGAAAGGGCTGTGCAGGATGGAAGTGGATTTTCTAAAATTGTCGGAATGAAGTATGGGAAGGAAACAAATGCTGAGAATCAATTCCTTTATAAAGTGACAAAAGCTACTAATAGTCAGAGTAAATTTTCAGAAGATCAAAAACGGTTCTCAGAACTGCCCAGGGATCGCTACAGTGATTTTGAGCACCTGAAACGTTCTGTGGGTGGCTATCAAAATCCCCATGTTCAGGAGTTATATACAGAGAACAGGGAGCAGTATGATAGACAAAGTGAAGGAGGGTATGTGGTAGGTGGAGCGCATACGCCATTAAAACCGAGATTAGAGAATAGCAGTGAAGATATCAAAAAGTCAGAAAACTTTGAAAAACTTCAAAATCTGCTGCAAACAATTGGTCTTAAACTAGACACAGCTGAAGTAAGTAAGTTAGCTGACAGGACAAGGGAGCGGTTGTATGGCAAGAAGGTCAAATCTCAAAGTGCGTCctctcactcatttactcaaaaagaTGAGCAATCAGCGAGTAGATATGATCGGAAAGGTAGCAGGGCAGATTCCTCAGACTCTGAGGGAGTTCGTTCTGTAACTCCTACCAAATCATCTAAGCGTGAGGTTTACATGAGCTATTTGGATTCTATTATGTCCAGAGACAAATGGAATGAAGCAGCAATAATGAAGGAGAAGGATTTAGTCAACATTAAAAGGACTATTAAGAACAGTCCAGAGGCAAGACAAGTGACACCGGATTCAAACAAATATGTACCATCAACAAGCATTGCGTGTGATCCTTACAAACCCTCAATGGAAATCCCATCAACATCAGTTCAGACTGTCAGTGTTGTATGTACTCAGAGAGAATCTCCAACATCTGTTCCCTATGTTCAAAGTAGACAGAATTCTTGGGAGTCTACGTATCACTTTGATGAAGACCAGAAAGGGAATTCACAAGAACCTGTGTCACCCTACGCTTTACTTCCTCCAAGTCCTCTGCAATACCCTGCTGGAATGCAGGTACCACCCCCGAGTCTGCTGCCTGTCTATGGTGCTTATACACAACCACCAGTGCTCCGTAACCCCCCTCCTTTCTCCACGCCACCTCCATTTTGTCCTCCACCCCCACCTATGTTTCCACCATTGGCAGGTCAATTTGACATGTCCATGCTGCCAGGAGGCCCTGGTTATATCGCCAATCAGGCTAAAATCAAACCCACTACCCCAGCCAGGTGCCTGAAAACAATAGAAATGGTACGAAACCAGGATAATGTCAAACCTGTTCACGTAAAACCTACACTTGCTAATGTGCAGCCTGCGCTTATTAGTATACAGCCAGTGGAAGAAATTCTGCTTAAGGACAGTCAAGGGGAAGATGAATCAAAACAAGCTGCACCCATCACGGAAGAAGACATCAAagctaaacaaaaaaaaagggtaGGTCATGTTTTTCTCCCAAGGTTGAGAAACTGGTAATTACTTGaacacctgttttttttttttaattgaagggAATTCAGTCAGTGCCTCTTGGTTGTTTAAATATGACTAGATGAGCACTTATATCTCTGTATTATATTCTGTGTGGTTTCtttaattctgttatgtcctTGAGATCCCTTGTCTTTGCACATTTTGTTCTGAGGAGCTGGAGCAGTTTAATCAGAGGATGAGGCTGAAGAAAGAACAGCAAATGGAAGCGCAGCGAACACGTGGACAAAGCCAGAAACCAACACCAGGTAATAGATTAGTATTACTGATGGAACAGAGTCCATTCCATAGGCAGATAAAACACCAGGATGATATTAGATACGTGCTAATCAGAAGGTTGTTTCAGTGTAGTCGCGACTTGTTAACCTCAACCCAACCAGTTATTTAACTAggttttacttatttttactAGCATGTCGATTTTGTCGTACTTTAATGATAGGGATTTTACTGGTAATTCATCTGTTTCAGATGTCTTAATGAAACACTTGAACTAGTATTGAACAGGTATTTTCTTATGTTTGTTTAGATAAAGAATGCACACAACAgctgtttctcttttttaattACCTTGTAACAAATTAACTCACCTTCTGAGTAAACCTAGAATGGTTTATAATAAAGCATCTGTTTTAAAGATAAGTAAGTTAGGTTCTACATGCAGCAAGGAAATTGCACTTAACAGCCAGGTGAATAGGGTGATTATGAAGAGTCAGTGTATCTGATGCATAGGATTCAGACAAAACGTAAGCAAAGTTTCTTAAGGGTAGACACAGAAGGGCATTCACACAGAATCACCAGGGAAGTATTGTCGGAGAGACCACCAGCAGATCCACTGCCGGCTAGAAGTGAAAAAGGTAAGAACTTGAAATTCATTAACAATAAGAAAGCACAGAGTTTAATTTCTGATATACTTCGTTAAATACTATTAACTTGTAAGTTGTGTCACAAAGGGATCGTTTTTCATTTGCGTGGGCCAATGAGCCCCCATGACTGAGAACCCCTGTTCCAGATGGATCTGTAAATATAGCTTTCATTGTAGTTGtattatttt from Hoplias malabaricus isolate fHopMal1 chromosome 8, fHopMal1.hap1, whole genome shotgun sequence includes:
- the si:dkeyp-121d4.3 gene encoding uncharacterized protein si:dkeyp-121d4.3 isoform X2 translates to MSKGRKRKGAPPNGNGPPPFMMPPPGGPPPPDACWGGPPHPGGFPGPMGPPRPRIHGQHFPMHFPRPPMMEEDPYMDEPPDFLMREDFRRGEFGAGPGYPPPPFDYGPRFPHPDFDDRPPDYLPPEFDGGPREFEGRPPGFVPPEFRGGPPPFRPPGFHPPVFEEGPPLYPPMEPAHGPVDNYGAMNPKYAMPPMGDPGDDHRGRGGFFIPPPDHMGRVPGATMVQDIVTMAPPLSAQPASKQTKSEITKTEASKTITAALKTASKSVKPPPGRSFGVISFIGNNYGFIEREDLKKFSFSFDAYFGSRTHLVPGVKVHFTAIKELGKECAADVKVAPGGTDEVEETIYEGVVITPLPETYVPESHPGCIRTILSTDPVKLPFGKSDTKATLLLFDRVKFQLLTDIITKDTRATNITPQIPETFLLTKEIREKGVIMNKYTYTYSIMSKKHENVPADIGENFSEDELNVMDEVEFTPITVKDKVKAIRLKKLPKGSVVFDSQTKNKIAEAKNTDSSAGKDKWKPVTSGVVSEDISVNEEVSSEKYQGTILQVIPKNFQKEGNKQKEQSENPHGLLDSSVAGTQKSLPFRSSDIITQATMMVGDKVLFNLSINKETKEQRAVNIEIQPDSLLTDSAEQRKTGVILKLDDNSGLIKTPQDPELFFDMSEVMEATKLTVSDKVEFTLFMNGAEGDKRAIRIRRLTESVFTSVPKLEAFGDKEKKKTAIKLLSDTKEEIRNEVKNDGSVTSRQPEKGKDETSKADKPTKTQKQDIKAKQDKGNSDRDHSRSRDNSRRRSRSHSRDRSSSHYRRHRSSSRERSHSRYRRSRSRSKDRGHRHKHSRSRSRSRERNSRSVKKRSRSPDYKGDYRSSKERSSKRRSRSPDKNEGKSAASSSVVEDELARKRRELLELNELIARKRAIVAMEQNTKSFKDVLEMDRQQGFATFDYQHKTCQENTWIPDMKPAKSILKKHSEPPPDPKLQASKKSPEPAEYPKKNTTNPYSCSVPEWAKQSSVPETEDQEIAKKKKQLQDLCESIARKRAIVAMEQKAKAISDEPEVKKEYNFASCSDGLDISTSVKNNWRLDVKPEPQPKKSILKKRSEPPANNHQSDMSSVNPRNYGHDLFSICKPPQDDFPAFSKPSVSCPPVDEKSTNPSNTVDIFKKLINDVSSTSCRNESLPFTNQHGPRSFSPLSNSGSFYCQKSTAKVAEKDSCLYEDRTSESHSRNPLSSYPTFEQSPSSSCSSAQPSNSEQKRNLSTQMQRFLSALNKADSNLLSSLLREARKDSASLGNQQNPQLQTNRKGLVKDELYDPFKETENDEAKLMESRKRRNPIFGKFEDHSDDDLLPHERAVQDGSGFSKIVGMKYGKETNAENQFLYKVTKATNSQSKFSEDQKRFSELPRDRYSDFEHLKRSVGGYQNPHVQELYTENREQYDRQSEGGYVVGGAHTPLKPRLENSSEDIKKSENFEKLQNLLQTIGLKLDTAEVSKLADRTRERLYGKKVKSQSASSHSFTQKDEQSASRYDRKGSRADSSDSEGVRSVTPTKSSKREVYMSYLDSIMSRDKWNEAAIMKEKDLVNIKRTIKNSPEARQVTPDSNKYVPSTSIACDPYKPSMEIPSTSVQTVSVVCTQRESPTSVPYVQSRQNSWESTYHFDEDQKGNSQEPVSPYALLPPSPLQYPAGMQVPPPSLLPVYGAYTQPPVLRNPPPFSTPPPFCPPPPPMFPPLAGQFDMSMLPGGPGYIANQAKIKPTTPARCLKTIEMVRNQDNVKPVHVKPTLANVQPALISIQPVEEILLKDSQGEDESKQAAPITEEDIKAKQKKRLEQFNQRMRLKKEQQMEAQRTRGQSQKPTPGKVTQKELKNVWICGHSLVFWAEKRATSPEFGMQLGMDPNSVRIWWKGVQGMTWQQLLPQLLQLKDNWPKPDVILIHLGGNDIGMTTTEAFLASVKKDLISMKSIFPECLLVWSDILPRRSWRHSNDSEAVDNTRMAINKSVCKILTELGGSSISHEDIMPGLDTGLYRPDGVHLSGKGIDTFNLNLQDFLEKWESEINVEGPSEL